A single region of the Caldivirga sp. genome encodes:
- a CDS encoding FAD-linked oxidase C-terminal domain-containing protein, which yields MNFEAFRVEVRKIINEDRIIESQGELMLYSYDASPAEQATPRMVIQPLNTGEVSEILKLANEYLVPIVPSSGRTSLHGGPIPYNGAVVVDLMRMNKVLEVNLEDSYVHSEVGVRLDELNAELARYGHFFPPDPASSAAATVGGSLANGAGGMRGAKYGTVKDWVLGAEVVLPTGEVAFMGCRTLKCRAGYDLLSLIIGSEGTLGVITNAYLKIWPLPEAVARLRVYFRSIVDAARAVGVIKARGFRPLIIEFLDRGTMEAVSNYVKEFKYPEDAEAMLIIDIDGPPEAMDRYVNSMITLLGETGGFEIEWTSDRDEMDKIYMARRAAYPALLRLYSNERVMPEDISVPPSRLPEAVKGVRDIGNKYGLKIVTWGHVGDGNLHPNIIYNPSDQSSVSKLHSVTKEIGLLAINLGGTVSSEHGVGVLKKELLVSELGVKGIAQLRLMKAIKRVFDPNNILNPGKVIDVD from the coding sequence ATGAATTTTGAGGCCTTCAGAGTTGAGGTTAGGAAGATAATTAATGAGGATAGGATTATTGAATCCCAGGGGGAATTAATGCTCTACTCATATGATGCATCACCGGCTGAGCAGGCCACGCCAAGGATGGTTATTCAACCATTAAACACAGGTGAGGTTTCCGAAATACTGAAGTTAGCTAATGAATACCTAGTGCCAATAGTCCCAAGCAGTGGTAGAACAAGCCTACACGGTGGCCCAATACCGTATAATGGGGCTGTTGTGGTTGATTTAATGAGGATGAATAAGGTACTTGAGGTTAACCTAGAGGATAGTTACGTGCATAGTGAGGTTGGGGTTAGGTTGGATGAACTTAACGCTGAATTAGCAAGATACGGCCACTTCTTCCCACCTGACCCAGCAAGTAGCGCTGCAGCCACTGTGGGTGGTTCATTGGCCAATGGTGCAGGAGGCATGAGGGGTGCTAAGTATGGTACGGTTAAGGACTGGGTACTCGGCGCTGAGGTGGTTTTACCAACAGGTGAAGTAGCGTTCATGGGTTGCAGAACCTTGAAGTGTAGGGCTGGGTATGATTTACTGAGCCTAATAATAGGGAGTGAGGGAACCCTGGGGGTAATTACTAACGCTTACCTTAAAATATGGCCACTGCCGGAGGCGGTGGCTAGATTGAGGGTTTACTTCAGGAGTATTGTTGATGCAGCTAGGGCGGTGGGGGTGATTAAGGCTAGGGGGTTTAGGCCATTGATAATTGAGTTTCTGGATAGGGGGACGATGGAGGCTGTTTCAAACTATGTGAAGGAGTTTAAGTACCCTGAGGATGCTGAGGCAATGCTGATAATTGATATTGATGGTCCCCCCGAGGCCATGGATAGGTACGTTAACTCAATGATAACCCTACTTGGGGAAACAGGGGGCTTTGAGATTGAGTGGACTAGTGATAGGGATGAAATGGATAAGATATACATGGCTAGAAGGGCCGCTTACCCAGCCTTACTTAGGTTATACAGTAATGAGAGGGTAATGCCTGAAGATATATCAGTACCCCCATCTAGGTTACCTGAAGCCGTTAAGGGGGTAAGGGACATTGGTAATAAGTATGGGTTAAAGATAGTTACGTGGGGGCATGTTGGTGATGGTAATCTTCACCCCAACATAATTTACAATCCAAGTGACCAATCGTCAGTATCAAAATTGCACTCAGTCACTAAGGAAATAGGCCTACTTGCAATTAACCTAGGTGGGACGGTTAGCAGTGAGCATGGTGTTGGGGTTCTTAAGAAGGAACTATTAGTCAGTGAACTGGGTGTTAAGGGTATAGCGCAGTTAAGGTTAATGAAGGCCATAAAGAGGGTCTTTGATCCAAATAACATTCTTAACCCAGGTAAGGTGATTGATGTTGATTAA